In Phragmites australis chromosome 16, lpPhrAust1.1, whole genome shotgun sequence, one DNA window encodes the following:
- the LOC133895297 gene encoding uncharacterized protein LOC133895297 yields the protein MSMLDAFFSKGGGGGGGFRGAKCKTLLKLTIPRIKLLRNRRELQLRQMRRDIAKLLEAGQEATARIRVEHIIREENMMAAQEILELFCELVAVRLPIIEAQKECPIDLKEAISSICFASPRCADLPELMQVQMMFATKYGKEFVAAASELMPDCGVNRQIIELLSIRPPPVDAKLKLLKEIAEEHEVDWDPSETETEFLKPHADLLNGPTYFNGSMLPLPKEKHEETVAASAAEQPDEDYESDTGLESLDLPEVPKAAIRPPSDAPSTPDIGPHVQSSQSVPHEFSNPTDLEVNPTADGPFRIQMKSLEHLVSAPSAQSNIPDLPNEKKQFIPFASPPPVVATSSTEKTESIPSPSPSPPVRPTEPEIFTKKIDEVTPPPVPPTDYMFSKQPEQVHATSPTESGPNIDLDDVLSAAQTAADSAERAASAARAAANLAQLRIADLKKSAKAYEKYGDGVQKEGQHQTEVTQKPVFDHKDSFTNDTQHYVPSHMPQRSPSLEDDPYFSYPNLFSSPKP from the exons ATGTCGATGCTGGACGCGTTCTTCAGcaagggaggaggcggcggcggcggcttccgCGGCGCCAAGTG CAAGACGCTGCTGAAGCTGACGATCCCGCGGATAAAGCTGCTGCGGAACAGGCGGGAGCTGCAGCTGCGCCAGATGCGGAGGGACATCGCCAAGCTCCTCGAGGCGGGGCAGGAGGCCACCGCGCGCATCAGG GTGGAGCACATCATCCGGGAGGAGAACATGATGGCCGCGCAGGAGATCCTCGAGCTCTTCTGCGAGCTCGTCGCCGTCCGCCTGCCCATCATCGAGGCGCAAAA GGAATGTCCTATTGATCTCAAAGAAGCAATATCCAGCATCTGTTTTGCTTCTCCAAGGTGTGCAGATCTTCCTGAACTGATGCAAGTTCAAATGATGTTTGCAACTAAATATGGGAAGGAGTTTGTTGCTGCAGCTTCAGAGCTGATGCCAGATTGTGGGGTCAATCGGCAG ATAATTGAACTACTTTCTATTCGCCCTCCTCCTGTTGATGCAAAGCTGAAACTGCTGAAAGAGATCGCTGAGGAGCATGAAGTTGATTGGGATCCATCAGAGACGGAGACAGAATTTCTGAAACCTCATGCAGATCTATTG AATGGACCAACCTACTTCAATGGTTCCATGCTGCCTCTTCCCAAGGAGAAACACGAGGAAACAGTAGCTGCAAGTGCTGCGGAGCAGCCTGATGAAGACTATGAGTCAGATACAGGTCTTGAGTCACTGGATTTGCCTGAAGTCCCAAAAGCTGCAATTCGTCCACCTTCCGATGCACCATCAACCCCAGATATTGGTCCACATGTTCAAAGCTCACAGTCAGTTCCTCATGAATTTTCAAATCCTACCGACTTGGAAGTGAATCCAacagctgatggtccttttaggATTCAGATGAAAAGTTTGGAACATCTAGTTTCTGCACCATCTGCTCAGTCAAATATACCAGATTTGCCAAATGAAAAGAAGCAATTTATTCCTTTTGCCTCTCCACCGCCAGTTGTTGCAACTTCTTCGACGGAGAAAACCGAGTCAATTCCCTCaccttctccatctcctccagTGAGGCCAACAGAGCCAGAAATCTTCACGAAGAAAATTGATGAAGTGACCCCACCTCCGGTACCTCCTACTGATTACATGTTCTCGAAACAACCAGAACAGGTACACGCAACCTCTCCTACTGAGAGTGGGCCAAATATAGACTTGGACGACGTATTATCTGCTGCTCAGACAGCTGCTGACTCAGCAGAGCGAGCCGCATCAGCGGCTCGTGCTGCTGCAAACCTAGCACAACTGCGCATTGCAGATCTAAAGAAGAGTGCCAAGGCTTATGAGAAGTACGGCGATGGTGTCCAAAAGGAAGGCCAACATCAGACTGAGGTGACGCAGAAACCAGTATTTGATCACAAGGACTCCTTTACCAATGATACACAGCACTATGTGCCTTCTCATATGCCTCAGAGATCTCCTTCTTTGGAGGACGATCCATATTTCTCCTATCCCAACCTGTTCTCGTCACCAAAACCTTGA
- the LOC133895874 gene encoding DNA polymerase I A, chloroplastic-like isoform X1, which yields MAAPAPLLRCPGSAPPWLSSSPFFFRRRRRPSPPPALSGCRRQDYSHSSDMGVRGSSAFKLRLYANLNVQNSAQEWVEESRRLFYLRTVNNVTNNIYKGTTPLRAGNLQNELSEDHRGLNYPSLHNLREHVSSKSIVNRHDNAELVKHSMVNQPARSVSAPINVVDNSVKQLSMPSGSKVEIPWRDCSSAEDLPLDISNTEATLELDDKAHDVDDEKEHKLITKKVVPSFSTKASLSKESANARKALAGIYDKVLVVDNIESARSTAQLLTTKYKSFIHACDTEVANIVVKEETPVGHGEVICFSIYSSNSNTQVADFGNGKTCIWVDVLDGGRDVLMEFAPFFEDPSIKKVWHNYSFDSHVIENHGIKVDGFHADTMHLARLWDSSRRTDGGYSLEGLTNDHRVMDAVPKDLPYAGKTSMKTIFGRKKVRKDGSEGKIISIEPVEKLQREDRELWICYSSLDSMSTLRLYESLKSKLETKEWIFDGCPRGTMYDFYEEYWRPFGALLVKMETEGMLVDRAYLSEIEKAAVAEREVAADKFRKWASKYCPDAKYMNVNSDTQIRQLLFGGIENRHKSGETWPLSKTFKVPNEESVAADGNKTSKYRTIKLCSIVEDLKIDMFTPSGWPSVSGDALRSLAGKIPTEHIYTIDDNQGDDEDTGGSEDPELDIDENSSYGTSYEAFGGGKKGKEACHAIAALCEICSIDSLISNFILPLQGDHISCTEGRIHCSLNINTETGRLSARTPNLQNQPALEKDRYKIRQAFVAAPGNSLIVADYGQLELRILAHLTNCKSMLDAFKAGGDFHSRTAMNMYQHIRDAVHEKKVLLEWHPQPGQEKSPVPLLKDAFGAERRKAKMLNFSIAYGKTAVGLSRDWKVSVKEARDTLKLWYRDRKEVKAWQKRQKGLAHEKYEVYTLLGRSRRFPKMAHVGPGQRGHIERAAINAPVQGSAADVAMCAMLEIERNTRLKELGWRLLLQVHDEVILEGPTESAETAKAIVVECMSKPFYGTNILNVDLAVDAKCAKSWYAAK from the exons ATGGCGGCGCCGGCCCCGCTGCTGCGGTGCCCAGGCTCGGCGCCGCCGTGGCTGTCGTCCTCGCCCTTCTTCTTTcgacgccggcgccgccccTCGCCGCCCCCGGCGTTATCCGGATGCAGGAG GCAAGACTATTCTCATAGCTCAGATATGGGAGTTAGAGGAAGCAGTGCTTTCAAGCTTAGACTCTATGCCAACTTAAATGTGCAAAACAGTGCACAAGAATGGGTGGAGGAGAGCAGGAGGCTATTTTATCTCAGAACTGTCAACAATGTCACAAATAATATCTATAAGGGCACCACTCCTCTACGGGCTGGAAACCTACAGAATGAACTCTCAGAAGATCACAGGGGTTTAAACTACCCTTCCTTGCATAATCTAAGAGAACATGTATCATCTAAGTCAATTGTAAATAGACATGACAATGCAGAACTGGTCAAGCATAGTATGGTAAATCAGCCTGCGCGATCTGTGTCAGCCCCGATTAATGTTGTTGATAATAGTGTGAAACAACTGAGCATGCCTAGTGGCTCTAAGGTGGAGATTCCTTGGCGTGATTGTTCATCGGCGGAGGATCTTCCGCTTGATATCTCTAATACAGAGGCAACTTTGGAGCTCGATGATAAGGCTCATGATGTCGATGATGAAAAGGAGCATAAACTCATAACTAAAAAGGTGGTTCCATCTTTCtcaactaaagcatctttgtcCAAGGAATCTGCAAATGCACGGAAGGCGCTTGCTGGCATCTATGACAAAGTTTTGGTAGTTGACAATATTGAGTCAGCTAGGAGCACTGCTCAATTGCTTACTACAAAGTACAAGAGCTTTATTCATGCATGCGACACAGAG GTAGCAAATATTGTTGTCAAAGAAGAGACACCAGTTGGTCATGGAGAAGTAATATGCTTTAGTATATATTCATCAAATTCTAATACACAAGTGGCTGATTTTGGAAATGGCAAAACTTGCATTTGGGTGGATGTGCTGGATGGTGGAAGGGATGTCCTGATGGAGTTTGCTCCTTTCTTTGAGGATCCATCCATCAAGAAG GTTTGGCATAACTATAGCTTTGATAGCCATGTCATAGAGAACCATGGAATCAAGGTTGATGGGTTTCATGCTGATACAATGCATCTTGCACGCCTTTGGGATTCGTCCAGGAGAACTGATGGTGGATATTCACTTGAAGGACTTACAAATGATCATAGAGTCATGGATGCTGTTCCAAAGGATTTACCTTATGCTGGAAAGACATCAATGAAAACCATCTTTGGTAggaaaaaagttagaaaagatGGATCTGAAGGGAAAATCATATCTATTGAGCCAGTCGAAAAGTTACAAAGGGAAGACAGAGAGTTGTGGATCTGTTATTCTTCACTAGATTCAATGAGTACATTGAGGCTTTATGAGAGCTTAAAAAGCAAGCTTGAAACAAAGGAATGGATCTTTGATGGTTGCCCCAGGGGAACGATGTACGATTTCTATGAAGAGTATTGGCGTCCCTTCGGTGCCCTTCTTGTGAAGATGGAAACAGAGGGAATGCTTGTTGATCGTGCTTACCTTTCAGAGATAGAAAAAGCTGCTGTTGCTGAAAGAGAAGTAGCTGCAGATAAGTTTCGGAAATGGGCATCTAAATATTGTCCTGATGCCAAGTATATGAATGTGAATAGCGATACTCAAATTCGCCAACTTCTATTTGGTGGCATTGAAAATAG ACATAAATCTGGTGAAACTTGGCCACTGAGTAAAACTTTTAAAGTACCAAATGAAGAAAGTGTAGCTGCAGATGGCAATAAGACTTCAAAGTATCGCACAATCAAACTTTGCAGCATCGTGGAAGATCTGAAAATCGATATGttcaccccgagtggctggccaTCAGTCAGTGGGGATGCATTGAGAAGTTTGGCTGGTAAAATACCCACggaacatatttacacaatagATGATAACCAAGGGGATGACGAAGATACCGGTGGTTCAGAAGATCCCGAGCTGGATATAGATGAAAATTCCTCATATGGAACATCATATGAAGCGTTTGGTGGAGGAAAGAAGGGAAAGGAAGCATGCCATGCAATTGCAGCTTTATGTGAAATATGTTCTATCGACTCGTTGATATCCAATTTCATTCTTCCCTTGCAG GGAGATCATATATCATGTACGGAGGGGCGCATTCACTGTTCATTAAATATCAATACTGAGACAGGACGCTTGTCAGCACGAACACCAAATTTACAG AATCAACCTGCCCTTGAAAAGGATAGGTATAAGATTCGCCAAGCTTTTGTTGCAGCTCCAGGAAATTCTCTTATTGTTGCTGATTATGGTCAG CTGGAGCTGAGGATCTTAGCCCATCTTACTAATTGTAAAAGCATGTTGGATGCTTTCAAGGCTGGTGGCGACTTCCATTCTAGGACAGCCATGAATATGTACCAGCACATCCGTGATGCTGTTCATGAAAAGAAAGTTCTTCTTGAATGGCACCCTCAACCTGGTCAAGAGAAATCTCCAGTGCCGCTATTGAAG GATGCTTTTGGCGCTGAGAGGAGGAAAGCTAAAATGCTTAATTTTTCCATTGCATACGGAAAGACAGCTGTTGGGCTATCTCGGGATTGGAAG GTTTCTGTTAAGGAGGCAAGGGATACACTCAAGCTCTGGTATAGAGATAGAAAAGAAGTTAAAGCTTGGCAAAAGAGGCAGAAGGGGCTTGCACATGAGAAGTATGAAGTTTACACTTTGCTCGGGCGCTCACGCCGTTTTCCTAAGATGGCTCATGTAGGTCCTGGTCAAAGAGGTCATATTGAGCGTGCTGCTATAAATGCACCAGTCCAG GGAAGTGCAGCAGATGTTGCTATGTGTGCAATGCTTGAGATTGAAAGAAATACCCGTCTTAAGGAGCTTGGTTGGAGACTCTTGTTACAG GTGCATGATGAAGTGATACTGGAAGGGCCTACAGAATCTGCTGAAACAGCCAAGGCCATAGTGGTGGAGTGTATGTCCAAACCATTCTATGGAACAAACATCCTGAATGTCGACCTGGCTGTTGACGCTAAGTGTGCAAAGAGCTGGTATGCTGCCAAATAG
- the LOC133895874 gene encoding DNA polymerase I A, chloroplastic-like isoform X2 has protein sequence MAAPAPLLRCPGSAPPWLSSSPFFFRRRRRPSPPPALSGCRRQDYSHSSDMGVRGSSAFKLRLYANLNVQNSAQEWVEESRRLFYLRTVNNVTNNIYKGTTPLRAGNLQNELSEDHRGLNYPSLHNLREHVSSKSIVNRHDNAELVKHSMVNQPARSVSAPINVVDNSVKQLSMPSGSKVEIPWRDCSSAEDLPLDISNTEATLELDDKAHDVDDEKEHKLITKKVVPSFSTKASLSKESANARKALAGIYDKVLVVDNIESARSTAQLLTTKYKSFIHACDTEVANIVVKEETPVGHGEVICFSIYSSNSNTQVADFGNGKTCIWVDVLDGGRDVLMEFAPFFEDPSIKKVWHNYSFDSHVIENHGIKVDGFHADTMHLARLWDSSRRTDGGYSLEGLTNDHRVMDAVPKDLPYAGKTSMKTIFGRKKVRKDGSEGKIISIEPVEKLQREDRELWICYSSLDSMSTLRLYESLKSKLETKEWIFDGCPRGTMYDFYEEYWRPFGALLVKMETEGMLVDRAYLSEIEKAAVAEREVAADKFRKWASKYCPDAKYMNVNSDTQIRQLLFGGIENRHKSGETWPLSKTFKVPNEESVAADGNKTSKYRTIKLCSIVEDLKIDMFTPSGWPSVSGDALRSLAGKIPTEHIYTIDDNQGDDEDTGGSEDPELDIDENSSYGTSYEAFGGGKKGKEACHAIAALCEICSIDSLISNFILPLQGDHISCTEGRIHCSLNINTETGRLSARTPNLQNQPALEKDRYKIRQAFVAAPGNSLIVADYGQLELRILAHLTNCKSMLDAFKAGGDFHSRTAMNMYQHIRDAVHEKKVLLEWHPQPGQEKSPVPLLKDAFGAERRKAKMLNFSIAYGKTAVGLSRDWKFQSYAPGFC, from the exons ATGGCGGCGCCGGCCCCGCTGCTGCGGTGCCCAGGCTCGGCGCCGCCGTGGCTGTCGTCCTCGCCCTTCTTCTTTcgacgccggcgccgccccTCGCCGCCCCCGGCGTTATCCGGATGCAGGAG GCAAGACTATTCTCATAGCTCAGATATGGGAGTTAGAGGAAGCAGTGCTTTCAAGCTTAGACTCTATGCCAACTTAAATGTGCAAAACAGTGCACAAGAATGGGTGGAGGAGAGCAGGAGGCTATTTTATCTCAGAACTGTCAACAATGTCACAAATAATATCTATAAGGGCACCACTCCTCTACGGGCTGGAAACCTACAGAATGAACTCTCAGAAGATCACAGGGGTTTAAACTACCCTTCCTTGCATAATCTAAGAGAACATGTATCATCTAAGTCAATTGTAAATAGACATGACAATGCAGAACTGGTCAAGCATAGTATGGTAAATCAGCCTGCGCGATCTGTGTCAGCCCCGATTAATGTTGTTGATAATAGTGTGAAACAACTGAGCATGCCTAGTGGCTCTAAGGTGGAGATTCCTTGGCGTGATTGTTCATCGGCGGAGGATCTTCCGCTTGATATCTCTAATACAGAGGCAACTTTGGAGCTCGATGATAAGGCTCATGATGTCGATGATGAAAAGGAGCATAAACTCATAACTAAAAAGGTGGTTCCATCTTTCtcaactaaagcatctttgtcCAAGGAATCTGCAAATGCACGGAAGGCGCTTGCTGGCATCTATGACAAAGTTTTGGTAGTTGACAATATTGAGTCAGCTAGGAGCACTGCTCAATTGCTTACTACAAAGTACAAGAGCTTTATTCATGCATGCGACACAGAG GTAGCAAATATTGTTGTCAAAGAAGAGACACCAGTTGGTCATGGAGAAGTAATATGCTTTAGTATATATTCATCAAATTCTAATACACAAGTGGCTGATTTTGGAAATGGCAAAACTTGCATTTGGGTGGATGTGCTGGATGGTGGAAGGGATGTCCTGATGGAGTTTGCTCCTTTCTTTGAGGATCCATCCATCAAGAAG GTTTGGCATAACTATAGCTTTGATAGCCATGTCATAGAGAACCATGGAATCAAGGTTGATGGGTTTCATGCTGATACAATGCATCTTGCACGCCTTTGGGATTCGTCCAGGAGAACTGATGGTGGATATTCACTTGAAGGACTTACAAATGATCATAGAGTCATGGATGCTGTTCCAAAGGATTTACCTTATGCTGGAAAGACATCAATGAAAACCATCTTTGGTAggaaaaaagttagaaaagatGGATCTGAAGGGAAAATCATATCTATTGAGCCAGTCGAAAAGTTACAAAGGGAAGACAGAGAGTTGTGGATCTGTTATTCTTCACTAGATTCAATGAGTACATTGAGGCTTTATGAGAGCTTAAAAAGCAAGCTTGAAACAAAGGAATGGATCTTTGATGGTTGCCCCAGGGGAACGATGTACGATTTCTATGAAGAGTATTGGCGTCCCTTCGGTGCCCTTCTTGTGAAGATGGAAACAGAGGGAATGCTTGTTGATCGTGCTTACCTTTCAGAGATAGAAAAAGCTGCTGTTGCTGAAAGAGAAGTAGCTGCAGATAAGTTTCGGAAATGGGCATCTAAATATTGTCCTGATGCCAAGTATATGAATGTGAATAGCGATACTCAAATTCGCCAACTTCTATTTGGTGGCATTGAAAATAG ACATAAATCTGGTGAAACTTGGCCACTGAGTAAAACTTTTAAAGTACCAAATGAAGAAAGTGTAGCTGCAGATGGCAATAAGACTTCAAAGTATCGCACAATCAAACTTTGCAGCATCGTGGAAGATCTGAAAATCGATATGttcaccccgagtggctggccaTCAGTCAGTGGGGATGCATTGAGAAGTTTGGCTGGTAAAATACCCACggaacatatttacacaatagATGATAACCAAGGGGATGACGAAGATACCGGTGGTTCAGAAGATCCCGAGCTGGATATAGATGAAAATTCCTCATATGGAACATCATATGAAGCGTTTGGTGGAGGAAAGAAGGGAAAGGAAGCATGCCATGCAATTGCAGCTTTATGTGAAATATGTTCTATCGACTCGTTGATATCCAATTTCATTCTTCCCTTGCAG GGAGATCATATATCATGTACGGAGGGGCGCATTCACTGTTCATTAAATATCAATACTGAGACAGGACGCTTGTCAGCACGAACACCAAATTTACAG AATCAACCTGCCCTTGAAAAGGATAGGTATAAGATTCGCCAAGCTTTTGTTGCAGCTCCAGGAAATTCTCTTATTGTTGCTGATTATGGTCAG CTGGAGCTGAGGATCTTAGCCCATCTTACTAATTGTAAAAGCATGTTGGATGCTTTCAAGGCTGGTGGCGACTTCCATTCTAGGACAGCCATGAATATGTACCAGCACATCCGTGATGCTGTTCATGAAAAGAAAGTTCTTCTTGAATGGCACCCTCAACCTGGTCAAGAGAAATCTCCAGTGCCGCTATTGAAG GATGCTTTTGGCGCTGAGAGGAGGAAAGCTAAAATGCTTAATTTTTCCATTGCATACGGAAAGACAGCTGTTGGGCTATCTCGGGATTGGAAG TTTCAGAGTTATGCCCCAGGTTTCTGTTAA
- the LOC133895874 gene encoding DNA polymerase I A, chloroplastic-like isoform X3: MAAPAPLLRCPGSAPPWLSSSPFFFRRRRRPSPPPALSGCRRQDYSHSSDMGVRGSSAFKLRLYANLNVQNSAQEWVEESRRLFYLRTVNNVTNNIYKGTTPLRAGNLQNELSEDHRGLNYPSLHNLREHVSSKSIVNRHDNAELVKHSMVNQPARSVSAPINVVDNSVKQLSMPSGSKVEIPWRDCSSAEDLPLDISNTEATLELDDKAHDVDDEKEHKLITKKVVPSFSTKASLSKESANARKALAGIYDKVLVVDNIESARSTAQLLTTKYKSFIHACDTEVANIVVKEETPVGHGEVICFSIYSSNSNTQVADFGNGKTCIWVDVLDGGRDVLMEFAPFFEDPSIKKVWHNYSFDSHVIENHGIKVDGFHADTMHLARLWDSSRRTDGGYSLEGLTNDHRVMDAVPKDLPYAGKTSMKTIFGRKKVRKDGSEGKIISIEPVEKLQREDRELWICYSSLDSMSTLRLYESLKSKLETKEWIFDGCPRGTMYDFYEEYWRPFGALLVKMETEGMLVDRAYLSEIEKAAVAEREVAADKFRKWASKYCPDAKYMNVNSDTQIRQLLFGGIENRHKSGETWPLSKTFKVPNEESVAADGNKTSKYRTIKLCSIVEDLKIDMFTPSGWPSVSGDALRSLAGKIPTEHIYTIDDNQGDDEDTGGSEDPELDIDENSSYGTSYEAFGGGKKGKEACHAIAALCEICSIDSLISNFILPLQGDHISCTEGRIHCSLNINTETGRLSARTPNLQNQPALEKDRYKIRQAFVAAPGNSLIVADYGQLELRILAHLTNCKSMLDAFKAGGDFHSRTAMNMYQHIRDAVHEKKVLLEWHPQPGQEKSPVPLLKDAFGAERRKAKMLNFSIAYGKTAVGLSRDWKSYAPGFC, from the exons ATGGCGGCGCCGGCCCCGCTGCTGCGGTGCCCAGGCTCGGCGCCGCCGTGGCTGTCGTCCTCGCCCTTCTTCTTTcgacgccggcgccgccccTCGCCGCCCCCGGCGTTATCCGGATGCAGGAG GCAAGACTATTCTCATAGCTCAGATATGGGAGTTAGAGGAAGCAGTGCTTTCAAGCTTAGACTCTATGCCAACTTAAATGTGCAAAACAGTGCACAAGAATGGGTGGAGGAGAGCAGGAGGCTATTTTATCTCAGAACTGTCAACAATGTCACAAATAATATCTATAAGGGCACCACTCCTCTACGGGCTGGAAACCTACAGAATGAACTCTCAGAAGATCACAGGGGTTTAAACTACCCTTCCTTGCATAATCTAAGAGAACATGTATCATCTAAGTCAATTGTAAATAGACATGACAATGCAGAACTGGTCAAGCATAGTATGGTAAATCAGCCTGCGCGATCTGTGTCAGCCCCGATTAATGTTGTTGATAATAGTGTGAAACAACTGAGCATGCCTAGTGGCTCTAAGGTGGAGATTCCTTGGCGTGATTGTTCATCGGCGGAGGATCTTCCGCTTGATATCTCTAATACAGAGGCAACTTTGGAGCTCGATGATAAGGCTCATGATGTCGATGATGAAAAGGAGCATAAACTCATAACTAAAAAGGTGGTTCCATCTTTCtcaactaaagcatctttgtcCAAGGAATCTGCAAATGCACGGAAGGCGCTTGCTGGCATCTATGACAAAGTTTTGGTAGTTGACAATATTGAGTCAGCTAGGAGCACTGCTCAATTGCTTACTACAAAGTACAAGAGCTTTATTCATGCATGCGACACAGAG GTAGCAAATATTGTTGTCAAAGAAGAGACACCAGTTGGTCATGGAGAAGTAATATGCTTTAGTATATATTCATCAAATTCTAATACACAAGTGGCTGATTTTGGAAATGGCAAAACTTGCATTTGGGTGGATGTGCTGGATGGTGGAAGGGATGTCCTGATGGAGTTTGCTCCTTTCTTTGAGGATCCATCCATCAAGAAG GTTTGGCATAACTATAGCTTTGATAGCCATGTCATAGAGAACCATGGAATCAAGGTTGATGGGTTTCATGCTGATACAATGCATCTTGCACGCCTTTGGGATTCGTCCAGGAGAACTGATGGTGGATATTCACTTGAAGGACTTACAAATGATCATAGAGTCATGGATGCTGTTCCAAAGGATTTACCTTATGCTGGAAAGACATCAATGAAAACCATCTTTGGTAggaaaaaagttagaaaagatGGATCTGAAGGGAAAATCATATCTATTGAGCCAGTCGAAAAGTTACAAAGGGAAGACAGAGAGTTGTGGATCTGTTATTCTTCACTAGATTCAATGAGTACATTGAGGCTTTATGAGAGCTTAAAAAGCAAGCTTGAAACAAAGGAATGGATCTTTGATGGTTGCCCCAGGGGAACGATGTACGATTTCTATGAAGAGTATTGGCGTCCCTTCGGTGCCCTTCTTGTGAAGATGGAAACAGAGGGAATGCTTGTTGATCGTGCTTACCTTTCAGAGATAGAAAAAGCTGCTGTTGCTGAAAGAGAAGTAGCTGCAGATAAGTTTCGGAAATGGGCATCTAAATATTGTCCTGATGCCAAGTATATGAATGTGAATAGCGATACTCAAATTCGCCAACTTCTATTTGGTGGCATTGAAAATAG ACATAAATCTGGTGAAACTTGGCCACTGAGTAAAACTTTTAAAGTACCAAATGAAGAAAGTGTAGCTGCAGATGGCAATAAGACTTCAAAGTATCGCACAATCAAACTTTGCAGCATCGTGGAAGATCTGAAAATCGATATGttcaccccgagtggctggccaTCAGTCAGTGGGGATGCATTGAGAAGTTTGGCTGGTAAAATACCCACggaacatatttacacaatagATGATAACCAAGGGGATGACGAAGATACCGGTGGTTCAGAAGATCCCGAGCTGGATATAGATGAAAATTCCTCATATGGAACATCATATGAAGCGTTTGGTGGAGGAAAGAAGGGAAAGGAAGCATGCCATGCAATTGCAGCTTTATGTGAAATATGTTCTATCGACTCGTTGATATCCAATTTCATTCTTCCCTTGCAG GGAGATCATATATCATGTACGGAGGGGCGCATTCACTGTTCATTAAATATCAATACTGAGACAGGACGCTTGTCAGCACGAACACCAAATTTACAG AATCAACCTGCCCTTGAAAAGGATAGGTATAAGATTCGCCAAGCTTTTGTTGCAGCTCCAGGAAATTCTCTTATTGTTGCTGATTATGGTCAG CTGGAGCTGAGGATCTTAGCCCATCTTACTAATTGTAAAAGCATGTTGGATGCTTTCAAGGCTGGTGGCGACTTCCATTCTAGGACAGCCATGAATATGTACCAGCACATCCGTGATGCTGTTCATGAAAAGAAAGTTCTTCTTGAATGGCACCCTCAACCTGGTCAAGAGAAATCTCCAGTGCCGCTATTGAAG GATGCTTTTGGCGCTGAGAGGAGGAAAGCTAAAATGCTTAATTTTTCCATTGCATACGGAAAGACAGCTGTTGGGCTATCTCGGGATTGGAAG AGTTATGCCCCAGGTTTCTGTTAA
- the LOC133895850 gene encoding phosphopantothenate--cysteine ligase 2-like, with translation MAVDPSSAAQAATRRSEEETAAFFRSAPPLRDRDRVGASIADFVARHSAGRGGGEGPAGVVCVTSGGTTVPLEQRCVRYIDNFSSGQRGAASTEYFLKAGYAVIFIHRRGSKQPYCRFLPEDSFLDFFELSEESEIQVPQSHSTVVKAAISNYRKVIDEGLLLKLPFTTIFEYLQLLQMVATSMNCLGRHGIFYLAAAVSDFYVPWESMAKHKIESAGGPLNMQLSQVPKMLFNLRKHWAPSAFCVSFKLETDPNILLQKAEMALKKYGMNVVVANELANYKDVVVMVTSRGRRTVSRNSKEEDLEEQLTDLLVKMHLEHIKQPNSEDHQTRAS, from the exons ATGGCGGTGGATCCAAGCAGCGCGGCGCAGGCGGCGACGCGCCGGAGCGAGGAGGAGACGGCGGCCTTCTTCCGCTCCGCGCCGCCGCTCCGCGATCGCGACCGTGTCGGCGCCAGCATCGCCGACTTCGTCGCCCGCCACTCCGCCG GGCGCGGCGGAGGAGAAGGTCCCGCCGGGGTGGTCTGTGTCACCTCCGGCGGCACCACGGTGCCCCTGGAGCAGCGCTGCGTGCGCTACATCGATAATTTCTCCTCCGGCCAGCGGGGGGCGGCCTCCACCGa GTATTTTCTCAAGGCGGGCTACGCTGTCATCTTTATCCATCGCCG CGGGAGCAAGCAACCGTACTGTAGATTTCTTCCAGAGGATTCGTTTCTCGATTTTTTTGAGCTCAGTGAAGAGTCAGAGATCCAAG TTCCACAATCTCATTCCACGGTGGTCAAGGCAGCGATCAGTAATTATCGCAAG GTGATTGATGAAGGCCTGCTTCTGAAACTTCCCTTCACTACAATTTTCGAGTACCTTCAG TTACTACAAATGGTAGCCACTTCTATGAATTGCTTGGGGCGCCACGGAATTTTTTATCTTGCTGCTGCAGTTTCCGACTTCTATGTTCCTTGGGAAAGCATG GCTAAACATAAAATCGAGTCAGCAGGTGGCCCTTTGAACATGCAACTCAGCCAAGTTCCAAAGATGCTTTTCAACCTCAGAAAACATTGGGCTCCTTCAGCATTTTGTGTATCCTTCAAG CTCGAGACAGATCcaaatattcttctacagaAGGCGGAGATGGCTTTGAAAAAGTATGGTATGAATGTTGTGGTGGCCAATGAGCTTGCAAACTACAAAGATGTAGTAGTGATGGTCACAAGCAGAGGGAGGAGGACCGTGAGCAGGAACAGCAAGGAGGAAGACCTGGAAGAACAGCTAACCGATCTCTTGGTAAAGATGCACTTGGAGCACATTAAACAGCCCAATTCAGAGGACCATCAAACACGTGCCAGCTGA